The genomic segment GACGGTCGGCGAAGTGGTCGACTCGAGTAAGACGCTCTTCACCGTGGCGGATCTCTCCACGGTGTGGGTCAGGGCGGACTTTCCAGAGCAGCAGATCAGCACACTGAAAACCGGACTTGCGGTGGAGGTTCGAGTCGCCGCCTATCCGGAGACAGTATTTCACGGCGCCATTACCTACATCGGTGCCATGATCGATCCGGCCACAAGGACGGTTACGGCACGTTTGCAGATTCCCAACTCGGATCGGCGTTTACGTCCGGAAATGTTCGCCGAGGTGACGGTACGCACGCAGGAACAATCGGTTTTGACCATACCGCGTACCGCGTTGCAGCAGGTCGGTAACCGCACCATGGTATTTGTCACACGAGGCTCGCGTCGGTTTGAATGGCTCGAAGTAACAATCGGAGAGTCGTCGAACGAATACGTCGAGGTCAAGGCCGGAGTGAAGGAAGGCGATGAGGTTGTCACGGAAGGCAGTTACGCGCTCAAGTCTGAAGCGCTTCGCGGTCAGATGTCGATGGGAGGCCCGCTGTGATCGAACGGCTGATCCGCGCATCACTTGAGCAGCGGGTCATTGTGCTGCTGGCGGCGTTCGGCGTGAGTATCGGCGGAGTGGTCGCGTTCCTTCATGTGCCGATTGATGCCTTCCCTGATGTGACGCCGGTCCAAGTCCAGGTCATTACCCGTGTTCCTGCTCTAGCGCCTCCGGAAATCGAGCGCCTCGTGACATTTCCGCTTGAGATTGAATTGATTAACTTGCCTGGGAAAACTGAACTTCGATCAATCTCGCGGTTCGGGATCTCAGTGATTACGGTGGTGTTTGGAGAGACGGTGGATAACTATTTTGCCCGGCAGCTGGTTTTCGAACGGCTGGCTCAGGTCCGTTCACAGTTGCCGCCGGGGGCCGAACCAGTCCTCGGGCCTGTGAGTACGGGGCTCAGCGAAGTCTTCATGTATCTTGTGGAGGGGCCATCACAGAGCCTTATGGAATTACGGACACTCCATGATTGGGTGATTCGTCCGATGCTGCGGGCCGTACCAGGGCTGGCGGACGTTGATACTCTGGGTGGATTGTCGAAGCAGTACCAGGTGCTCGTGGATCCCAATCGCTTGACCAGCCTGGGCCTTACCTTGCGGCAGGTTCAGACAGCGGTGACGGAGAATAACCAAAATGCCAGCGGCAGTTACATCGAGCGAGGCGGCGATAAGTTGGTGGTCTATGGCCAGGGGCTGGCACGGTCGGCTGAGGATTTGGAACGCATTGTCGTGACGGCCCGTCAGGGGACGCCGATCTACCTGAGGGATGTGGCGGAGGTTCGTCAGGGACATGCTATTCGCTTGGGCGGCGTCACACGAGACGGAACCGGCGAAGTGATGCAAGGTATCGCCGTCATGCTGCGCGGAGGAAACAGCCGACAGGTTGTTTCCGCAGTGAAGGAGAAGGTGGGATTGATCAATCGCCTATTGCCGGATGGCGTCACAATTACGCCGTTCTACGATCGGATTGAACTCGTGACCCGAGCGCTTGAAACGGTCGAGCGGGCCTTGTTGGAGGGGGCCGTTGTTGTAGTCCTCGTGCTCTATCTGTTTCTCAGAAGTCTGCGTGGTGCTCTGGTCGTCGCTCTGACATTACCGCTCGCCACGCTGACCACGTTCTTGATCATGCAGCGAGTCGGCCTCTCTGCCAATCTGATGTCGCTGGGAGGATTGGCCATTTCACTCGGGATGATCGTCGATGCCGCAATCGTGCAGGTAGAAAATGTCGAGCGGCATTTGAGCGAACGTTCCAAAGAACACACTGCGTTCGCTACCGTATCGGAGCGGCTTCCTGTGGTCCTTCGTGCTGTGCTGGAGGTGCGCCGGCCAAGCCTGTTCGGAGAATTGATTATCGCGCTCACATTCATCCCCTTGCTCACGCTCCAAGGGATCGAAGGCAAGATGTTTATCCCACTGGCGCTGACGGTGGTGATTGTCCTCTTGAGTTCGCTGGTGCTCTCGATGACGGTGATACCGGTGCTGGCAGTCTTACTGATGCGGCCTCGATCCAGGGGGGAGGGTGGATCAGCCTTGGTCACAGGGCGGAGGCTGTATCGGCAACTCCTAGAGATGGCCATTCGTCGTACCACGGTGGTTGTGATGGCGACCGTGATAGTTCTGGTCTGCGGCATCGCCATCATTCCCTTTGTCGGGAGGGAGTTTGTGCCGATCATGGATGAAGGGTCGATCGTGGTGAATTTGGTGCGGCTGCCGAGCATCGGTCTCAGTGAATCACTCAAGATTTCTGGACAGGTCGAGCGGCTGTTATTGGAACTTCCGGATGTACGTTCGGTGGTGACCCGCACGGGCGCAAATGAGTTAGGGACGGATCCGATGGGAATGGAGCTCAGCGACATGTATGTCTTGCTCAAGCCTGAATCAGATTGGAAGGCACGCAGCAAACATGAGATTGAAGACCTGGTTCGTCAGCGATTGGGGCAAGTGCCTGGCATTGCGTTCGGGTTGTCTCAGCCGATCGCTATGCGTGTGGATGAGCTGGTGTCTGGTGTTCGCTCTCAAGTGGCGGTCAAGCTCTTCGGAGACGACCTCGATGTCTTACGGGTGAAGGCAGAAGAGATCGCTCGTGTGCTGCGACAAGTGAAGGGCATCTCCGATCTCCGTGTCGAACAAGTCTCAGGACTGTATTACTTGAAGCTTGACGTCAATCGATCCAAGGTGGCGCGGCATGGAATCAATGTGGCCAACATCACGGAAGTGATCGAAGCCGTCGGTGCCGGTATCCGTGCCGGAGACGTCTTTGAAGGGCAACGGCGATTTCCGATCATCGTGCGGTTTCCGGATGACCGACGGGGCGATATTGAATCGATCAAGTCCCTCTGGGTGACGGCACAGGGTGGTGCTCGAATTCCCTTGCGGGAGTTGGCCGACATCCAAGTAGTAGAAGGTCCGGCGCAGATCAGCCGTGAACAGGCCAGCCGACGAGTAGTCATCGAGGCGAACGTGGTTGGGAGAGACCTGGTCGGGGCCGTGGAGGAGGCTCAGGGAGCCGTGGCCGGTCTCGTGCAATTCCCGACTGGCTACTATGTCACCTGGGGAGGACAATTCGAGAATCAGCAACGGGCGATGGCTCGCCTGGCCATCGTGGTGCCCGTCGTCATCGCACTCATTTTTCTGCTCTTGTTTTTGACGTTCGGGAATCTTCGGCAGGCCGCGCTGATTGTTCTCGCCATTCCGTTTGCGATGGTCGGCGGCCTGGCGGCGCTGTTGATTGGTGGGCTCTATCTCTCGGTCCCGGCCTCCGTCGGCTTCATCGCTCTATTCGGAGTGGCCGTGCTAAACGGGGTTGTGAAGATCGCCTACATCAACCAGCTGCGCGAACAGGGGATGCCGCTTGATGAGGCGGTATTGACCGGCATGGTCATGCGACTCCGGCCCATATTGATGACGGCACTCGTGGCTGCGCTCGGCCTGACGCCGTTACTCCTCGCGACGGGACCAGGCTCTGAGATCCAAAGACCGCTGGCAACGGTGGTCATCGGCGGATTAATCTCATCAACGGTCTTGACGTTGATCGTCTTACCGGTCCTGTATCGGTGGATCGAACAGCGTGCTGCCAAACGAAACAGGAGCAAGCAGCAGGACATCTCGCTTGCCACAATTCGTAGTCTATCGTGAAGGAGGAATCGATGTCTTTGGCTGGTTCGCTCCCGCTTTATGTGCTTGCTGGATTGTGTGAAATCGGTGGCGGATACCTCATGTGGTTAACGCTCCGGGAAAGTCGGCATTGGGGTTATGCCGCAGCAGGCGCCGCCATCCTGATTCTCTACGGCATTATTCCGACTCTACAGCCAGCGCACTTCGGGCGTGTCTATGCTGCGTACGGTGGAATGTTCATTGTGCTGTCCTTACTATGGGGCTGGGGTATCGACGGAGTTCGGCCGGATCGCTATGACGCGATGGGTGCCATGCTCTGTTTGGCCGGCATGATTGTCATCATGTATGCGCCCAGGACATGAGGGGAAAGCCGTGGTTTGTCACAGCTGGGTGGGTCTGGGATCGGTGGTTGGACGTAGTCAGAGGTGTTATCAACGAGAACGTGTACGAACTCGCTTCAGCGAACAATCTGCAGTTTAAGGTCATCGAAATAGGTAACGGCATCAGATTTAGTCCAGAGTCCAACCTGGCCGGTTGAGAAGGTCTGATCACACAAGTCAAACACCTGCTTGTGGTCAAAGGAGACTTGGACCTGGCACCCTTTCGTGACGACGCGGAGGGTATGCCACTGCCGGACATCAATGATGTGGTCGAAGTTCTTGAGCATCTGCCGAACCCCATTCACGACCCGATAGATTCGAATATTCTGCTCCAGCGGATTGGCCCTTGTCAGGTAGTAGTTGCGGTCGTCTGTGGCCCGCCAGATCAGGCCGCCTCCCATATCGGCTTTGCCGTCGATCGGCAAGAATGAGACGTGGAGATCGAGGTCGGATGCCGTGATCCCGTTAATGAGCACCGTTTTATACGCGTGCTCCGCGCCCTTTCCCATGAGCTGCCCGAGCACGCGAGGTGAACTCTTGGCTCGATCGGTTTCAATCACTGTCCACTTCCCGGCGGGCCTCCCATCAAATAGGGTCCCTATCTGGAATTCAGGGGGAAGAGTCTCCGGTGGATCATTGTCAAAGGTCCACACGTGGGTCGTGCTCTCAAGT from the Nitrospira sp. genome contains:
- a CDS encoding efflux RND transporter permease subunit, with protein sequence MIERLIRASLEQRVIVLLAAFGVSIGGVVAFLHVPIDAFPDVTPVQVQVITRVPALAPPEIERLVTFPLEIELINLPGKTELRSISRFGISVITVVFGETVDNYFARQLVFERLAQVRSQLPPGAEPVLGPVSTGLSEVFMYLVEGPSQSLMELRTLHDWVIRPMLRAVPGLADVDTLGGLSKQYQVLVDPNRLTSLGLTLRQVQTAVTENNQNASGSYIERGGDKLVVYGQGLARSAEDLERIVVTARQGTPIYLRDVAEVRQGHAIRLGGVTRDGTGEVMQGIAVMLRGGNSRQVVSAVKEKVGLINRLLPDGVTITPFYDRIELVTRALETVERALLEGAVVVVLVLYLFLRSLRGALVVALTLPLATLTTFLIMQRVGLSANLMSLGGLAISLGMIVDAAIVQVENVERHLSERSKEHTAFATVSERLPVVLRAVLEVRRPSLFGELIIALTFIPLLTLQGIEGKMFIPLALTVVIVLLSSLVLSMTVIPVLAVLLMRPRSRGEGGSALVTGRRLYRQLLEMAIRRTTVVVMATVIVLVCGIAIIPFVGREFVPIMDEGSIVVNLVRLPSIGLSESLKISGQVERLLLELPDVRSVVTRTGANELGTDPMGMELSDMYVLLKPESDWKARSKHEIEDLVRQRLGQVPGIAFGLSQPIAMRVDELVSGVRSQVAVKLFGDDLDVLRVKAEEIARVLRQVKGISDLRVEQVSGLYYLKLDVNRSKVARHGINVANITEVIEAVGAGIRAGDVFEGQRRFPIIVRFPDDRRGDIESIKSLWVTAQGGARIPLRELADIQVVEGPAQISREQASRRVVIEANVVGRDLVGAVEEAQGAVAGLVQFPTGYYVTWGGQFENQQRAMARLAIVVPVVIALIFLLLFLTFGNLRQAALIVLAIPFAMVGGLAALLIGGLYLSVPASVGFIALFGVAVLNGVVKIAYINQLREQGMPLDEAVLTGMVMRLRPILMTALVAALGLTPLLLATGPGSEIQRPLATVVIGGLISSTVLTLIVLPVLYRWIEQRAAKRNRSKQQDISLATIRSLS
- a CDS encoding YnfA family protein, with amino-acid sequence MSLAGSLPLYVLAGLCEIGGGYLMWLTLRESRHWGYAAAGAAILILYGIIPTLQPAHFGRVYAAYGGMFIVLSLLWGWGIDGVRPDRYDAMGAMLCLAGMIVIMYAPRT